The following proteins are co-located in the Flavobacterium sp. CECT 9288 genome:
- a CDS encoding SusE domain-containing protein yields the protein MKNFNKIVLAMLSLVAISCTDDIQNTDREPVAATTAPVLLTPKGDFNIVLTKATEKDIATTMVWDDAAYAGTSTVVNYSIEIAKAGTKFASPTVVTTTTSRFKSITVAELNAALINGGFIDKQENLVDIRIKSSVGAAATAAQFSNSFTIKATPYRVPLASSHWLVGAATPGGWTWDNDAETEFPLVQGQTNVYQVSVVLKNGEAFRIFLGNNFTSNGNWDSSRNYPFYANSGYTITPELVNANDGDSNFKYTGTTGLRVLKVDGVAKTITLN from the coding sequence ATGAAAAATTTTAATAAAATTGTACTGGCTATGTTAAGTTTAGTAGCCATTTCATGTACCGATGACATTCAAAATACGGATAGAGAGCCAGTAGCAGCAACTACTGCACCTGTATTATTGACTCCAAAAGGAGATTTTAATATTGTCCTTACAAAGGCTACCGAAAAGGATATTGCAACAACAATGGTTTGGGATGACGCTGCTTATGCGGGAACTTCAACTGTTGTAAATTACAGTATTGAAATTGCAAAAGCAGGTACTAAATTTGCTAGTCCAACAGTAGTAACTACAACTACAAGTCGTTTTAAAAGTATTACAGTTGCTGAGTTAAACGCAGCTTTAATAAACGGAGGTTTTATTGACAAGCAAGAAAATCTAGTTGATATTCGTATTAAATCATCAGTGGGTGCTGCTGCAACTGCTGCTCAATTTTCTAATTCGTTTACAATCAAAGCTACTCCATACCGTGTACCACTAGCATCATCACACTGGTTAGTAGGTGCTGCCACTCCTGGTGGATGGACATGGGATAACGATGCAGAAACTGAGTTTCCTCTTGTACAGGGTCAAACTAATGTGTACCAAGTATCAGTAGTATTGAAAAACGGTGAAGCATTTCGTATCTTTTTAGGAAATAACTTTACAAGCAACGGAAATTGGGATTCAAGTAGAAATTACCCATTTTATGCTAATTCAGGTTATACTATTACACCAGAGTTAGTTAATGCAAATGATGGAGATAGTAATTTTAAATATACAGGAACTACAGGTTTAAGAGTACTGAAAGTAGATGGAGTTGCTAAGACGATCACTTTAAATTAA
- a CDS encoding SusC/RagA family TonB-linked outer membrane protein has protein sequence MKTIYKKLLILVLLLPFSILAQSTVSGTVVDKTTGQPFPGVNVNVQGVKNGVSTDYEGKYQLNNVKAGDKIVYSFIGYTTAVVEYLSQKTVNVSLQEDANQLKEVVVQVGYGTVKKKDATGAVTVLGTKDFNKGANVTAENLLNGRVAGVTVNTSGAPGSGSQIRIRGGSSLFASNDPLIVIDGLPIENNSDKNFGSTSILASINPSTIESMTVLKDASATAIYGSRASNGVIIITTKKGSKNLAVDYNFQYGSGSLDKTIPVFNADQFRALIADKRPSDLSKLGTANTDWQKAIYRRTDYVDNNVSIRGNLFNTIPTRLTIGNTYQEGLRLTNTFNRNTIGLALNPSFLKDHLRIKLNANYANEKNRFAEGVEGSAIRFDPTQPIYSAGSIYGGFFEYYNRINGELSPNSPRNPVAQLLQTFDKGLNNRFFGNFEVDYKFHFMPALRAVVNAGFDQADGERSKTASRFAASSGANNNMPFGTNEFSKSERKNKLLDAYLVYNKTFDKLVFDATVGYSYQKWDSYNYVTGNTNDPNLLPASQDGFPRTYIDIDRVNVGFFGRSNLNFNDKYLLTLSYRRDGSSRFDKNNKWGNFPAAAFAWKIKEDLLSNNTTVSDLKFRVGYGITGQQEIGNNNDFLQQYNVGTGSSQYYFGTVALPIVVSARLSNNLKWEETTTYNAGLDFGLYDNRITGSVEVFYKDSKDLLADVATADGSNFSNRSWQNIGSFTTKGVELSLSADIIRSEAVNWNLNFNATTFQREITKLTTDLIVTGDLIAGTGSQGQVHQVGFAPFSFLLYKQLFDTAGKPIENGYQDLNNDGVINANDKYVYRNPDPKATFGLASTLNYKNLDFSFNLRASLGNRVLNAVNAGRAQYDQLVPDAMVGNIPTSVLDTDFKTTSNVFLSDLYVENASFLRMDNITLGYTFPKWLEGKASLRLFAGMQNVFVISDYSGLDPEVANNGVDKTIYPRQRSILGGVNVKF, from the coding sequence ATGAAAACAATTTATAAAAAGTTGTTGATTTTAGTACTGTTACTCCCATTTAGTATTCTGGCTCAGAGTACAGTAAGTGGAACTGTTGTTGATAAAACCACTGGTCAACCTTTTCCTGGAGTTAACGTCAACGTTCAAGGTGTTAAAAATGGTGTATCTACGGATTACGAAGGGAAATACCAATTAAATAATGTAAAAGCAGGAGACAAGATTGTTTATTCTTTTATAGGATATACAACTGCTGTTGTGGAATACCTAAGCCAAAAAACAGTTAATGTGAGCTTGCAAGAAGATGCAAACCAGTTAAAAGAGGTAGTGGTGCAAGTAGGTTACGGAACTGTTAAGAAAAAAGATGCTACTGGTGCTGTAACAGTATTAGGGACGAAAGATTTTAACAAAGGAGCAAACGTAACTGCTGAGAATTTATTAAACGGTAGAGTAGCAGGGGTTACTGTGAATACTAGTGGTGCGCCAGGTTCTGGTTCTCAAATTAGAATTCGTGGTGGATCATCTTTATTTGCAAGTAATGATCCTTTAATTGTTATTGATGGATTGCCAATAGAGAATAACTCTGATAAAAACTTTGGTTCAACTTCTATTTTAGCATCAATTAATCCAAGTACTATAGAGTCTATGACTGTTTTAAAAGATGCTTCGGCTACTGCTATTTATGGTTCAAGAGCTTCTAATGGTGTGATTATCATTACTACTAAAAAAGGAAGTAAAAACTTAGCTGTTGATTATAATTTTCAATATGGTAGTGGATCACTTGATAAAACGATTCCAGTATTTAATGCGGATCAATTTAGAGCATTAATTGCTGATAAGCGTCCGAGTGATTTATCTAAACTAGGTACTGCAAACACAGATTGGCAAAAAGCAATTTATAGAAGAACGGATTATGTTGATAATAACGTTTCTATAAGAGGTAACTTATTTAATACAATACCTACTCGTTTAACTATTGGTAATACCTACCAAGAAGGATTACGATTAACAAATACGTTCAATAGAAACACAATTGGTTTAGCTTTAAACCCTTCTTTCTTGAAAGATCATTTAAGAATAAAATTGAATGCCAATTACGCTAATGAGAAAAATAGATTTGCAGAAGGTGTTGAGGGTTCAGCAATTCGTTTTGATCCTACACAACCTATTTACAGCGCGGGATCAATTTATGGAGGTTTCTTTGAATATTACAACCGAATCAACGGTGAATTGTCTCCTAATTCACCACGTAATCCAGTTGCTCAATTGTTACAAACATTTGATAAAGGATTAAATAATAGATTTTTTGGTAACTTTGAGGTAGATTATAAATTTCATTTCATGCCAGCTTTACGAGCTGTAGTAAATGCAGGTTTTGATCAAGCGGATGGAGAAAGGTCTAAAACAGCTTCGAGATTTGCTGCGAGCTCAGGTGCAAATAACAATATGCCTTTTGGGACAAATGAATTTTCAAAAAGTGAAAGGAAAAACAAGTTGCTAGATGCTTATTTAGTGTACAACAAAACATTTGATAAACTTGTTTTTGATGCTACAGTAGGATACTCTTACCAAAAATGGGATTCATATAATTATGTAACAGGAAATACAAACGACCCAAATTTACTACCAGCCTCTCAGGATGGTTTCCCGAGAACCTATATTGATATAGATAGAGTAAATGTTGGATTCTTTGGAAGATCTAACTTAAATTTTAATGATAAATATTTATTAACTTTATCTTATAGAAGAGACGGTTCTTCTCGTTTTGATAAAAATAACAAATGGGGTAATTTCCCTGCTGCTGCATTTGCTTGGAAAATTAAAGAAGATTTATTGTCAAATAACACTACAGTATCTGACTTGAAATTTAGAGTAGGGTACGGTATTACTGGGCAACAAGAAATAGGTAACAATAATGATTTCCTACAACAATATAATGTAGGAACCGGTAGCTCTCAATATTATTTTGGTACAGTTGCTTTGCCTATTGTGGTTTCTGCAAGACTAAGTAATAACCTTAAGTGGGAAGAAACTACTACTTACAACGCCGGTTTAGATTTTGGTTTGTATGACAATAGAATTACAGGTAGTGTTGAGGTTTTTTACAAAGACTCTAAAGATTTATTAGCTGATGTAGCTACTGCTGATGGAAGTAACTTTTCTAACCGATCTTGGCAAAACATTGGTAGCTTTACTACAAAAGGAGTTGAACTATCATTGAGTGCTGATATTATTAGATCAGAAGCTGTAAACTGGAATTTAAACTTTAATGCCACTACTTTTCAAAGAGAGATAACAAAATTAACAACAGATTTAATTGTAACAGGTGATCTTATTGCAGGTACAGGAAGTCAAGGGCAAGTACATCAAGTAGGTTTTGCTCCATTCTCTTTCTTGCTGTATAAACAATTATTTGATACTGCAGGAAAACCAATCGAGAATGGATATCAAGATTTAAATAATGATGGTGTGATCAATGCTAATGATAAATATGTATACAGAAATCCAGATCCAAAAGCTACTTTTGGTTTAGCTTCAACATTAAATTATAAAAACCTTGATTTCTCTTTCAACTTAAGAGCGAGTTTAGGAAATAGAGTGCTTAACGCTGTTAATGCTGGAAGAGCTCAATATGATCAATTAGTACCTGATGCTATGGTAGGTAACATTCCTACATCAGTTTTAGATACTGATTTTAAAACAACATCAAATGTATTTTTATCTGATTTGTATGTAGAAAACGCATCGTTTTTAAGAATGGATAACATCACATTAGGGTACACTTTCCCAAAATGGTTAGAAGGGAAAGCATCACTACGTTTGTTTGCTGGAATGCAAAACGTTTTTGTAATTTCTGATTATTCAGGTTTGGATCCAGAGGTTGCTAATAATGGTGTTGATAAAACAATTTATCCTAGACAACGTTCTATTTTAGGTGGGGTTAATGTTAAATTTTAA
- a CDS encoding RagB/SusD family nutrient uptake outer membrane protein yields the protein MKKINFIYILFAFATLQSCTGDLDVVAEDSRVLTPAELFSTPQGYKQALGGVYGNLSLTGTGDAGSSFLQGIDAGTSQFGRCMWYLQNLTTDEVVWTYENDEGTAELQRNIWSSANPILLGMFSRTMAEVALANDFLRQSTPALLSSRGITSPADVAEINFYRNEVRVLRAFAYYNMMDLFGKAPFVTENDPLDFKGPQYNRQQLFTFIEKELNEVIPNLKAARTNEYGRLDKAMAQMILAKMYLNAQVYIGTPKYAECMAKCQEVIAGGYTLTTKYLDNFKANNHTSSEMIFTLQSDGVKTQNYGATTVMINGQVGSVESNGAEFAVGGWGGALRLRKQFVEKFDGSQFNNDERKTYSAGSRPIDIADLTNAGQGYILRKYSNKTSTGVAGVNSTFVDTDFPLFRLADAYLMYAEAQMRKDGATNTNNATTATAQSLTYINALRQRANGGATIANVTQSQVNLDFMIDERSRELHWEGHRRQDLIRFNKYGGGSYNWAWKGNIANGTSIPSELNVFPLPSASITANPNLTQNTGY from the coding sequence ATGAAAAAAATAAATTTTATTTACATACTATTCGCTTTCGCGACCTTACAATCGTGTACCGGTGATTTAGATGTTGTAGCTGAGGATTCTCGTGTGCTAACGCCTGCGGAGTTGTTTTCTACGCCTCAAGGGTACAAGCAAGCACTAGGAGGAGTTTACGGTAATTTAAGCTTGACAGGAACTGGTGATGCTGGTTCGTCTTTCTTACAAGGTATTGATGCCGGTACAAGCCAGTTTGGTCGTTGTATGTGGTATTTACAAAATTTAACTACTGATGAGGTAGTGTGGACTTATGAGAATGACGAAGGGACTGCTGAACTTCAGCGTAATATATGGTCATCTGCTAATCCTATTTTATTGGGAATGTTTAGTAGAACCATGGCTGAGGTTGCTCTAGCTAATGATTTCTTGAGACAATCTACTCCAGCTTTGCTTAGTTCAAGAGGAATTACAAGTCCAGCCGATGTTGCTGAGATCAATTTTTATAGAAATGAAGTACGTGTATTAAGAGCATTTGCTTATTATAACATGATGGACTTGTTTGGTAAAGCACCGTTTGTTACTGAAAATGATCCTTTAGATTTTAAAGGACCACAATATAACAGACAGCAGCTTTTTACTTTTATTGAAAAAGAATTGAATGAGGTTATTCCTAATTTAAAAGCAGCTAGAACAAATGAGTACGGAAGGCTAGACAAAGCTATGGCTCAAATGATTTTGGCTAAGATGTATTTGAATGCTCAAGTTTACATTGGTACTCCAAAGTATGCTGAGTGTATGGCAAAATGTCAAGAGGTAATTGCTGGTGGATATACCTTAACTACAAAATACCTAGACAACTTTAAGGCAAATAACCATACTTCATCTGAAATGATTTTTACATTACAATCAGACGGGGTAAAAACTCAAAATTATGGTGCAACAACTGTTATGATTAACGGTCAAGTTGGCTCGGTTGAGTCTAATGGTGCTGAGTTTGCTGTAGGTGGTTGGGGTGGTGCCCTTAGACTTAGAAAACAATTTGTTGAAAAGTTTGATGGTTCTCAATTTAATAATGATGAGAGAAAAACGTATTCTGCAGGTTCTAGACCTATTGATATTGCTGATTTGACCAATGCTGGACAAGGTTACATTTTACGCAAGTATTCTAACAAAACATCAACAGGTGTTGCTGGTGTAAACTCTACTTTTGTAGATACTGATTTTCCACTTTTTAGATTGGCTGATGCTTATTTAATGTATGCCGAAGCTCAAATGAGAAAAGATGGTGCTACAAACACTAATAATGCTACAACTGCAACAGCTCAGTCATTAACTTATATTAATGCTTTAAGACAACGTGCAAATGGTGGAGCAACAATTGCAAATGTTACGCAATCACAAGTGAATCTTGATTTTATGATTGACGAAAGATCACGAGAATTGCATTGGGAAGGACACAGACGTCAAGATTTGATTCGTTTTAACAAATATGGTGGTGGATCTTACAATTGGGCTTGGAAAGGTAATATTGCAAATGGAACTTCTATTCCTTCTGAGTTGAATGTGTTTCCACTTCCTAGCGCTTCTATTACTGCAAATCCAAACTTAACTCAAAACACGGGTTACTAA
- a CDS encoding alpha-amylase family glycosyl hydrolase, translated as MKKIVLFVLFCVSLSVFGQQQNITYVITPSTFEETNSITITINGSSVNESAWGVTGNALYIWAWSFDINDANIVDCPTNGAWTASNEANRFTYDSGSDTYTKTFTPNTFYSRNGIGRIGFLVKAKDGTGDKKSQDIINEVGSFQVTLTAPSENSATIISSGGSLNISASNSGGSASYVLKANGVTVNTNPATASYNFNQTGINSNQNYELQVTQGATTISKKFSAIVNPNAASQAIPMGLLDGINYNNADASKATLVLDAPFKDFVYVAGSFNNWQPTDVYAMKKDPISGKFWLELTGLTSGVNYTYQYWVVDATPSAGSPSLVKTADPYSTLVLSPFDDGGIPASKYPNMPVYPAGQEREVTVLQTGKTPFAWSAATTSFVKPAKEKLVVYELLVRDFDANRSYQDLINKIDYFKNLKINAIELMPVMEYEGNESWGYNTSFHMALDKFYGTSDKLKEFIDLCHQNGIAVILDVALNHAFGRNPMVRMWMNDPDGDGWGSPSTENPYFNTTAMHSYSVGEDFNHQQPRTQNYVQRVIKQWVEEYKIDGFRWDLTKGFTQNCPANVAGGQENCTGNRQQDRVEVLQKYADYSWNLDPNHYVIFEHLGGNDEEQQWANYRLNETPSKGVMMWGILTSQYNNLTKGFAGNISGMNASSRGFTGHRLMGYAESHDEERLMYNNLQTGNSSEANHDVKNLNIALSRMSALGAVSLLVPGPKMIWQFGELGWEKSIFSCNNGVVNTPSDGTSGDCKLDTKPQPQWTGNWLGDTNRSKIYDDWAKMITMKTIEPVFSGTASIANTSSLYPNIKITNSALASSQLKDVLILANFNITAQTVPSGFAYTGTWYNLMDNSEIVISSTSQPISLQPGEFKIYGNKTASLAIADYEESPSIVLYPNPATDYFTLNETTSKVQIFSITGQLVKSFDATKTAGSPFLVSDLNQGLYIVKTLDENNVMKVLKLLKN; from the coding sequence ATGAAAAAAATTGTACTTTTTGTATTGTTTTGTGTATCGCTATCGGTTTTTGGGCAGCAACAAAACATAACGTACGTAATTACTCCTTCAACTTTTGAAGAAACTAATTCTATAACTATTACCATCAATGGGAGTAGTGTAAATGAGTCTGCTTGGGGAGTAACGGGCAATGCTTTATATATTTGGGCATGGTCTTTTGACATCAATGATGCAAATATTGTTGATTGTCCTACTAACGGTGCATGGACAGCTTCTAATGAAGCGAACCGATTTACGTATGATTCGGGCTCAGATACCTACACAAAAACATTTACACCAAACACTTTTTACAGTAGAAACGGAATCGGAAGAATCGGTTTTTTAGTAAAAGCTAAAGACGGTACGGGAGATAAAAAATCGCAAGATATAATCAATGAAGTAGGTTCATTTCAAGTAACATTGACTGCTCCTTCAGAAAACAGCGCAACTATCATTTCTAGTGGCGGAAGTTTGAATATTTCAGCTTCAAATTCGGGTGGTAGTGCGAGTTATGTATTAAAAGCAAACGGAGTAACAGTAAACACAAACCCTGCAACTGCTAGCTACAATTTTAATCAAACAGGAATTAATAGCAATCAAAATTACGAACTTCAAGTAACTCAAGGTGCCACAACAATTAGTAAAAAATTTAGCGCTATTGTAAACCCAAATGCTGCTAGCCAAGCCATACCAATGGGGTTGTTAGATGGTATAAACTATAATAATGCGGATGCCTCAAAAGCAACACTTGTACTTGATGCGCCATTTAAAGATTTTGTTTACGTTGCAGGAAGTTTTAATAATTGGCAACCTACAGACGTTTATGCTATGAAAAAGGACCCGATCTCTGGCAAGTTTTGGTTAGAATTAACAGGCTTAACATCTGGAGTAAATTACACCTATCAATACTGGGTTGTTGATGCTACTCCAAGTGCTGGATCACCATCACTTGTAAAAACAGCCGATCCTTATTCTACTTTAGTTTTGTCTCCTTTTGATGATGGGGGCATTCCCGCTTCAAAATATCCAAACATGCCTGTGTATCCTGCTGGTCAGGAACGTGAGGTAACAGTATTGCAAACTGGTAAAACACCTTTTGCATGGAGTGCTGCTACAACTAGTTTTGTCAAACCAGCCAAAGAAAAACTAGTTGTTTACGAATTATTAGTGCGTGATTTTGATGCTAATAGAAGCTATCAGGACTTAATTAATAAGATTGATTATTTCAAAAATTTGAAAATAAATGCAATTGAGTTAATGCCTGTTATGGAGTACGAAGGCAACGAAAGCTGGGGATACAACACCTCATTTCACATGGCATTAGACAAGTTTTATGGTACTTCTGATAAACTAAAAGAATTTATTGATTTGTGCCATCAAAACGGAATTGCAGTGATTCTTGATGTGGCGTTAAATCACGCTTTTGGTCGTAATCCTATGGTTCGTATGTGGATGAACGATCCAGATGGTGATGGTTGGGGTTCACCCTCTACTGAGAATCCTTATTTTAATACAACAGCCATGCACAGTTACAGTGTGGGTGAAGATTTTAATCATCAGCAACCTAGAACACAAAACTACGTGCAACGGGTCATTAAACAATGGGTTGAAGAATATAAAATTGATGGATTTAGATGGGATTTAACCAAAGGATTTACCCAAAATTGCCCAGCTAATGTGGCAGGTGGTCAGGAAAATTGTACTGGAAATAGACAGCAAGATAGAGTAGAGGTATTGCAAAAATATGCCGATTATTCTTGGAATTTAGATCCAAATCACTATGTTATTTTTGAACATTTAGGCGGAAATGACGAAGAGCAGCAATGGGCCAATTACAGATTGAATGAAACACCAAGTAAAGGAGTAATGATGTGGGGAATATTGACAAGTCAATACAACAATCTTACAAAAGGATTTGCTGGAAACATATCAGGAATGAACGCGTCTAGCAGAGGGTTTACGGGTCATCGATTAATGGGCTACGCTGAAAGTCATGATGAAGAACGTTTGATGTACAACAACTTACAGACCGGTAACAGTTCTGAGGCCAATCATGATGTTAAAAACTTGAATATTGCATTATCCAGAATGTCTGCTTTGGGAGCCGTTTCATTATTAGTTCCTGGACCAAAAATGATTTGGCAATTTGGGGAGTTAGGTTGGGAAAAGTCAATATTTTCTTGTAACAATGGTGTTGTAAACACACCTTCTGATGGTACTTCTGGCGATTGTAAGCTAGATACAAAACCACAACCGCAATGGACTGGTAACTGGCTTGGGGATACCAATAGAAGTAAAATTTACGATGATTGGGCCAAAATGATTACCATGAAAACAATCGAACCGGTTTTTTCTGGTACTGCAAGCATTGCAAACACGAGTTCGTTATACCCTAACATTAAAATTACAAACAGCGCTTTGGCTTCAAGCCAATTAAAAGATGTTTTAATCCTAGCTAATTTTAATATAACCGCTCAAACAGTTCCATCTGGTTTTGCTTATACAGGTACATGGTATAATTTGATGGACAATAGTGAAATTGTAATTTCAAGTACATCACAACCAATATCTTTACAGCCAGGTGAATTTAAAATATACGGGAATAAAACAGCTTCTTTGGCAATTGCCGATTATGAAGAATCACCATCAATTGTGTTGTATCCAAACCCAGCAACTGATTATTTTACATTGAATGAAACTACTTCTAAAGTTCAAATTTTTTCTATCACGGGACAATTGGTTAAAAGTTTTGATGCTACTAAAACAGCAGGATCTCCATTTTTAGTTAGTGATTTGAATCAAGGACTTTATATTGTAAAAACATTGGATGAAAATAATGTCATGAAGGTATTGAAGTTATTGAAGAATTAA
- a CDS encoding MFS transporter, with the protein MEKRRLNFWQIWNMSFGFLGIQMGFALQNSNVSRIFQTLGANIDDIPILWVAAPMTGLIIQPIIGYFSDKTWTKLGRRKPYFLAGAILASAALFIMPNSPMLWFAAGMLWIMDASINVSMEPFRAFVGDNLPDSQRTTGFAMQSFFIGIGAYFASKLPLIFTHFGVSNTAPLGVIPDSVKYSFYLGGIAFLLTVLWTVLTSKEYSPAELEAFENHNKETYQKETHSKEWFLANGKSHLSKGLLFLVVSAVFSFAIYNYDLKKDLYVLSIGLIGLGGIAMLISGLLQKANNTENGFVTIMNDFQFMPKIMKQLAWVQFFSWFALFSMWIYTTLAVTQHIYKTTDTTSEAYNIGANQVGEMFANYNLIAAIAAFLLPVLAKYTSRKFTHFVALVCGGLGLISVYFISEPTVFTMEWLPMIGVGIAWASILSIPYAMLSGSLPSSKMGYYMGVFNFFIVIPQLVAASILGFLVSQFFNSEPIYALLIGGASMILAGLIALTINDKSKINLNE; encoded by the coding sequence ATGGAAAAGCGTAGATTAAATTTCTGGCAAATTTGGAACATGAGTTTTGGATTTCTGGGAATTCAAATGGGTTTTGCTTTGCAAAATTCAAATGTTAGCAGGATATTTCAAACCCTCGGCGCTAACATTGATGACATTCCTATTTTATGGGTTGCCGCTCCAATGACTGGATTAATAATTCAGCCAATTATCGGATATTTCTCTGATAAAACTTGGACTAAATTGGGAAGAAGAAAACCTTATTTTCTTGCTGGCGCCATTTTAGCCTCGGCCGCTTTATTCATAATGCCAAATTCTCCTATGTTGTGGTTTGCTGCAGGTATGCTATGGATTATGGATGCTTCCATAAATGTTTCAATGGAACCTTTTCGTGCATTTGTAGGTGACAATCTACCTGATTCACAAAGAACGACTGGTTTTGCCATGCAAAGCTTTTTTATTGGAATTGGAGCTTACTTTGCCTCTAAACTTCCGTTAATTTTTACGCATTTTGGAGTAAGCAATACCGCTCCACTAGGTGTAATTCCTGATTCTGTTAAATATTCATTTTACCTTGGCGGAATAGCTTTCCTGCTAACAGTATTATGGACAGTTTTAACTTCTAAAGAATATTCACCAGCAGAATTAGAAGCTTTTGAAAACCATAACAAAGAAACTTATCAAAAAGAAACACATTCAAAAGAATGGTTTTTAGCAAATGGTAAATCTCATTTAAGTAAAGGATTATTATTTTTAGTTGTAAGTGCTGTCTTCTCATTTGCAATTTATAATTATGATTTGAAAAAGGATTTATACGTTCTTTCTATCGGATTAATTGGTCTTGGTGGAATAGCAATGCTGATTTCTGGTTTACTGCAAAAAGCAAATAATACAGAAAATGGTTTTGTAACAATAATGAATGATTTTCAGTTCATGCCCAAAATAATGAAACAATTGGCGTGGGTACAATTCTTTTCTTGGTTTGCACTTTTTTCAATGTGGATTTACACTACACTTGCAGTTACACAACACATTTACAAAACAACAGACACAACTTCTGAAGCCTACAATATTGGCGCAAATCAAGTGGGTGAAATGTTTGCCAACTACAATTTAATTGCAGCGATAGCCGCATTTCTTTTGCCAGTATTAGCCAAATATACTAGCAGAAAATTTACTCATTTCGTAGCGTTAGTTTGTGGAGGACTAGGTTTAATTTCTGTTTATTTTATTTCTGAACCAACGGTTTTCACAATGGAATGGCTTCCGATGATTGGAGTTGGAATTGCATGGGCTAGTATTTTATCAATCCCATATGCAATGCTTTCAGGTTCATTACCATCTAGCAAAATGGGGTATTACATGGGAGTTTTTAACTTTTTTATTGTAATTCCTCAGTTAGTAGCAGCTTCTATTTTAGGGTTTTTAGTTTCTCAATTTTTTAACAGTGAACCTATTTATGCTTTACTAATTGGTGGAGCATCTATGATTCTTGCCGGACTAATAGCTTTAACCATTAATGACAAATCGAAAATTAATTTAAATGAATAA
- a CDS encoding LacI family DNA-binding transcriptional regulator gives MKRKITLKQIAKELDVSISTVSKSLRNSLEIGEETRLKVQAFAKFYNYKPNNIALSLKNRKTKAIGIIIPEIVHHFFSTVINGVEQVANEHGYSVIICLSDDSFDKEVLNMEMLANGSIDGFIISLSKETQFKADFHHITEVINQGMPVVMFDRVTSDILCDKVIIDDQAAAYEAVQSLIDKGRKKIALVTTVDYVSVGKLRTDGYTKALLDNGIPFNEDLIIKIEDVNTCEITISKLLEDKAIDAVFAVNELFAVTIIKTANKIGLNVPKDLAVIAFTDGIISKYSTPTITTVSQSGVKMGNKAAKMLIDRLEAEDEEDENYKTEIIETHLIERESTN, from the coding sequence ATGAAAAGGAAAATAACGCTTAAACAAATTGCAAAAGAATTAGACGTTTCCATTTCTACCGTTTCCAAGTCCCTAAGAAATAGTCTTGAAATAGGCGAAGAGACAAGACTTAAAGTTCAAGCTTTCGCGAAATTTTACAACTACAAGCCTAATAATATTGCCCTAAGTTTAAAGAACCGAAAAACTAAAGCCATAGGAATCATCATTCCTGAAATTGTGCATCATTTTTTCTCTACTGTAATAAATGGTGTTGAACAAGTGGCTAATGAACACGGGTATAGCGTAATCATTTGTCTATCTGATGATTCTTTTGACAAAGAAGTTTTAAATATGGAAATGCTCGCAAATGGCAGCATTGATGGCTTTATCATATCTTTATCAAAAGAAACCCAATTTAAAGCTGATTTTCATCACATTACTGAAGTTATCAATCAAGGAATGCCTGTTGTCATGTTTGATCGTGTGACAAGTGACATCTTGTGTGATAAAGTAATTATTGATGATCAAGCTGCAGCTTATGAAGCCGTTCAAAGCTTGATTGACAAAGGCCGAAAAAAAATAGCTCTAGTAACTACTGTTGACTACGTGAGCGTGGGAAAATTAAGAACTGATGGTTACACAAAAGCGCTGTTGGATAACGGAATTCCATTTAATGAAGATCTAATCATTAAAATTGAAGACGTAAACACCTGTGAAATCACCATTAGTAAACTCTTAGAGGACAAGGCTATTGATGCGGTTTTTGCTGTAAACGAACTATTTGCCGTAACAATAATCAAAACTGCCAATAAAATAGGTTTGAATGTCCCTAAAGATCTAGCAGTAATTGCTTTTACAGATGGTATCATTTCTAAATATTCTACTCCAACTATTACCACTGTAAGTCAAAGTGGTGTAAAAATGGGAAATAAAGCTGCTAAAATGCTTATTGACCGACTTGAAGCCGAAGATGAGGAAGATGAAAACTACAAAACTGAAATTATAGAAACCCACTTGATTGAAAGAGAATCTACAAATTAG